The genomic interval TGGCCGTGCCAAAAGCGTTTTTTATATATATTTCCGATGTTTATTGGCAGCTCTAGGCGGGACGCGATCGCTCTCGTCAAAAAACCGACGATGCCCGCGGCCCTCCGGCAAAAGCGCGCGCCAAACCGCGACTGGCACGCTTCCTGCACCCTATCAGGCGAGCCACCGGACCGAAGGAGATCACCCTTGTCCCGCAACATTCTCGCCGGCCTTGCCGCCTGCGCCATCGCCGCCCCCTATGGCGCCGCCGCCCAGCAGGCGACCGAGGACTGGCAGGCAATCGACGCGCTGACCGCGACGGTCGCCAATGCCCTCGGCCGCACCGCGACGCCGATCGACCGCCGCATCAAGCTCGCGCGCTGCCCCGAACAGGCCTCGATCACCGCGATCGACGCGCGCACGCTTGCGGTGCGCTGCGATCCGCTCGGCTGGCGCCTGCGCGTCCCGATGACGGGACCCTCCGCGGCCGCGCCCGCGGCGGCAGGCTATGCGCGCCCCGCGCAAAGCGCCCCGGTGATCCGCCGCGGCGACAATGTCCGCGTGACGATCGAAACGCAAAGCTATGCGATCAGCTATGCCGCGATCGCCGCCGAGGACGGCCGCGTCGGCGAGACGATCGCGCTCAGGGGCGACGACAACAGGTCGAAGCTCAGCGCCACGGTAACCGGCCCGGGCCGCGCCATCCTGCAAGACTGATTCCGCCCTCATTGCCCATCCATCGGGCCCGGCCTGTCGGCTTTCCGACGGCGCCGGGCCTTTCTTTTGTTTTTTTGAGCGGGCGCCCTTAATCGTCGCATACACCATCCGTTAAAGCCTTCGTGAACCGCGCCGTCACTTTTCTGACGGCACCGGATGGAGGCTTTTATGTCGGGTGACAGCAAGATCGGACCAGTCGGCGCCGCCGGCCGCACCGTCCCTTTGCGCCGGGTCGCCAGCGAGAATATCGCGGCGATGCGCACGCCCGCGCAACTCCAGCCGGCGCAGGAGAATTTGCCGGCCGCAAAGCTGA from uncultured Sphingopyxis sp. carries:
- a CDS encoding flagella basal body P-ring formation protein FlgA, producing MSRNILAGLAACAIAAPYGAAAQQATEDWQAIDALTATVANALGRTATPIDRRIKLARCPEQASITAIDARTLAVRCDPLGWRLRVPMTGPSAAAPAAAGYARPAQSAPVIRRGDNVRVTIETQSYAISYAAIAAEDGRVGETIALRGDDNRSKLSATVTGPGRAILQD